From Hydra vulgaris chromosome 15, alternate assembly HydraT2T_AEP, one genomic window encodes:
- the LOC136092393 gene encoding uncharacterized protein LOC136092393 isoform X5, with translation MAFCTVGVSEDKVDKLKSAKKCLACGRLNAVAKKKCACGSEFVSKWKSILKETPVVLTPERLRSKVLNDGYQSSLGAYSDAEVSDNEGFQVSNKDNKLNASITDFPNEISIEVSSEKLYPKPKRIRKIKYGLSFDFYDQNLITAQKASVDSYNEKMLNDKKLESFALDTSVESSKEDLVSPTSSISSSKSSIYATVVEDYKEVEGKRPIGRPRKHLKLNVPKRAVGRPRKDGKVSDKMSYYQRKKAEKLRIKNLQLEIANISEHHTETITDELNPKLAFRSMESIQPNELHKIWENKFVKKRGRPKGSRDTRPRQKKKLAIDYNDNREIYESALEKLSNCGSLNVPKKARCLLSPPSLMSSIIRKQKNNDSFDIKDNEKSERKQEKVNYISEEKKEIFSLILDEINRKIISQKCFL, from the exons ATGGCATTTTGTACA GTTGGAGTTTCAGAGGACAAAGTTGATAAGTTAAAGTCTGCTAAAAAGTGTCTAGCCTGTGGGAGACTG aatgctgttgctaaaaaaaaatgtgcttgTGGAAGTGAATTTGTTTCCAAGTGGAAAAGTATTCTCAAGGAAA CCCCAGTTGTATTGACACCTGAGCGTCTGcgatcaaaagttttaaatgatggTTACCAATCGAGCTTAGGTGCTTACTCTGATGCAGAAGTATCTGATAATGAAGGTTTTCAAGTTTCAAATAAAGACAATAAACTTAATGCTTCTATCACTGACTTTCCAAATGAGATCAGCATTGAAGTTAGTAGTGAAAAGTTGTACCCAAAACCAAAACgaatcagaaaaataaaatatggtttGTCTTTTGACTTTTACGATCAAAATTTGATAACTGCGCAAAAAGCAAGTGTTGATAGCTACAATGAAAAGATGCTTAATGATAAAAAGCTTGAATCATTTGCACTCGACACTAGTGTCGAATCTAGTAAAGAAGACCTTGTGTCTCCAACTTCTTCTATTTCTTCTTCAAAATCTTCGATTTATGCAACTGTAGTTGAAGACTACAAGGAAGTTGAag GAAAACGTCCAATTGGAAGACCGCGCAAACATTTAAAGCTAAATGTGCCTAAGCGTGCTGTAGGTCGACCTCGTAAAGATGGCAAAGTATCAGATAAAATGAGCTATTACCAGAGAAAAAAGGCAGAAAAActaagaataaaaaacttacaactCGAGATAGCAAATATTTCTGAGCATCATACAGAGACAATTACTGATGAGTTAAACCCAAAATTAGCTTTTAGAAGTATGGAATCTATTCAACCAAATGAATTACACAAGATATGGGagaataaattt GTTAAGAAGCGCGGTCGTCCTAAAGGCTCGCGAGATACTCGTcctcgtcaaaaaaaaaaacttgctattGACTACAATGATAATAGAGAAATATATGAAAGTGcattg GAAAAATTGTCAAACTGTGGTAGTTTAAATGTGCCAAAAAAAGCAAGATGTCTTCTGTCTCCACCATCACTTATGTCATCGAtaataaggaaacaaaaaaataatgacagttttgatattaaagataatgaaaAGTCAGAGCGCAAACAAGAAAAAGTGAACTACATTTCAgaagagaaaaaagaaattttctctCTTATACTTGACGAAATTAATCgaaaaattatttcacaaaagtgttttttataa
- the LOC136092393 gene encoding uncharacterized protein LOC136092393 isoform X2, giving the protein MAFCTVGVSEDKVDKLKSAKKCLACGRLNAVAKKKCACGSEFVSKWKSILKETPVVLTPERLRSKVLNDGYQSSLGAYSDAEVSDNEGFQVSNKDNKLNASITDFPNEISIEVSSEKLYPKPKRIRKIKYGLSFDFYDQNLITAQKASVDSYNEKMLNDKKLESFALDTSVESSKEDLVSPTSSISSSKSSIYATVVEDYKEVEGNKNFSFSETTEQSFSKNDPFTAPLGDTNVTLKNESNVTSPPVNLNEQNLEKSSHVKNIDVSFTGGNEFNHLGKRPIGRPRKHLKLNVPKRAVGRPRKDGKVSDKMSYYQRKKAEKLRIKNLQLEIANISEHHTETITDELNPKLAFRSMESIQPNELHKIWENKFVKKRGRPKGSRDTRPRQKKKLAIDYNDNREIYESALEKLSNCGSLNVPKKARCLLSPPSLMSSIIRKQKNNDSFDIKDNEKSERKQEKVNYISEEKKEIFSLILDEINRKIISQKCFL; this is encoded by the exons ATGGCATTTTGTACA GTTGGAGTTTCAGAGGACAAAGTTGATAAGTTAAAGTCTGCTAAAAAGTGTCTAGCCTGTGGGAGACTG aatgctgttgctaaaaaaaaatgtgcttgTGGAAGTGAATTTGTTTCCAAGTGGAAAAGTATTCTCAAGGAAA CCCCAGTTGTATTGACACCTGAGCGTCTGcgatcaaaagttttaaatgatggTTACCAATCGAGCTTAGGTGCTTACTCTGATGCAGAAGTATCTGATAATGAAGGTTTTCAAGTTTCAAATAAAGACAATAAACTTAATGCTTCTATCACTGACTTTCCAAATGAGATCAGCATTGAAGTTAGTAGTGAAAAGTTGTACCCAAAACCAAAACgaatcagaaaaataaaatatggtttGTCTTTTGACTTTTACGATCAAAATTTGATAACTGCGCAAAAAGCAAGTGTTGATAGCTACAATGAAAAGATGCTTAATGATAAAAAGCTTGAATCATTTGCACTCGACACTAGTGTCGAATCTAGTAAAGAAGACCTTGTGTCTCCAACTTCTTCTATTTCTTCTTCAAAATCTTCGATTTATGCAACTGTAGTTGAAGACTACAAGGAAGTTGAaggtaataaaaactttagtttttcaGAAACTACAGAGcaaagttttagtaaaaatgaCCCTTTCACTGCTCCATTAGGTGACACAAATGTCACCTTGAAAAATGAGTCAAATGTTACATCTCCACCTGTCAACCTTAATgaacaaaatttagaaaaaagcaGTCATGTTAAAAACATTGATGTCTCTTTTACTGGAGGTAATGAATTTAATCATTTAGGAAAACGTCCAATTGGAAGACCGCGCAAACATTTAAAGCTAAATGTGCCTAAGCGTGCTGTAGGTCGACCTCGTAAAGATGGCAAAGTATCAGATAAAATGAGCTATTACCAGAGAAAAAAGGCAGAAAAActaagaataaaaaacttacaactCGAGATAGCAAATATTTCTGAGCATCATACAGAGACAATTACTGATGAGTTAAACCCAAAATTAGCTTTTAGAAGTATGGAATCTATTCAACCAAATGAATTACACAAGATATGGGagaataaattt GTTAAGAAGCGCGGTCGTCCTAAAGGCTCGCGAGATACTCGTcctcgtcaaaaaaaaaaacttgctattGACTACAATGATAATAGAGAAATATATGAAAGTGcattg GAAAAATTGTCAAACTGTGGTAGTTTAAATGTGCCAAAAAAAGCAAGATGTCTTCTGTCTCCACCATCACTTATGTCATCGAtaataaggaaacaaaaaaataatgacagttttgatattaaagataatgaaaAGTCAGAGCGCAAACAAGAAAAAGTGAACTACATTTCAgaagagaaaaaagaaattttctctCTTATACTTGACGAAATTAATCgaaaaattatttcacaaaagtgttttttataa
- the LOC136092393 gene encoding uncharacterized protein LOC136092393 isoform X1: MAFCTVGVSEDKVDKLKSAKKCLACGRLNAVAKKKCACGSEFVSKWKSILKESIVFIAPVVLTPERLRSKVLNDGYQSSLGAYSDAEVSDNEGFQVSNKDNKLNASITDFPNEISIEVSSEKLYPKPKRIRKIKYGLSFDFYDQNLITAQKASVDSYNEKMLNDKKLESFALDTSVESSKEDLVSPTSSISSSKSSIYATVVEDYKEVEGNKNFSFSETTEQSFSKNDPFTAPLGDTNVTLKNESNVTSPPVNLNEQNLEKSSHVKNIDVSFTGGNEFNHLGKRPIGRPRKHLKLNVPKRAVGRPRKDGKVSDKMSYYQRKKAEKLRIKNLQLEIANISEHHTETITDELNPKLAFRSMESIQPNELHKIWENKFVKKRGRPKGSRDTRPRQKKKLAIDYNDNREIYESALEKLSNCGSLNVPKKARCLLSPPSLMSSIIRKQKNNDSFDIKDNEKSERKQEKVNYISEEKKEIFSLILDEINRKIISQKCFL; this comes from the exons ATGGCATTTTGTACA GTTGGAGTTTCAGAGGACAAAGTTGATAAGTTAAAGTCTGCTAAAAAGTGTCTAGCCTGTGGGAGACTG aatgctgttgctaaaaaaaaatgtgcttgTGGAAGTGAATTTGTTTCCAAGTGGAAAAGTATTCTCAAGGAAAGTAT TGTTTTTATAGCCCCAGTTGTATTGACACCTGAGCGTCTGcgatcaaaagttttaaatgatggTTACCAATCGAGCTTAGGTGCTTACTCTGATGCAGAAGTATCTGATAATGAAGGTTTTCAAGTTTCAAATAAAGACAATAAACTTAATGCTTCTATCACTGACTTTCCAAATGAGATCAGCATTGAAGTTAGTAGTGAAAAGTTGTACCCAAAACCAAAACgaatcagaaaaataaaatatggtttGTCTTTTGACTTTTACGATCAAAATTTGATAACTGCGCAAAAAGCAAGTGTTGATAGCTACAATGAAAAGATGCTTAATGATAAAAAGCTTGAATCATTTGCACTCGACACTAGTGTCGAATCTAGTAAAGAAGACCTTGTGTCTCCAACTTCTTCTATTTCTTCTTCAAAATCTTCGATTTATGCAACTGTAGTTGAAGACTACAAGGAAGTTGAaggtaataaaaactttagtttttcaGAAACTACAGAGcaaagttttagtaaaaatgaCCCTTTCACTGCTCCATTAGGTGACACAAATGTCACCTTGAAAAATGAGTCAAATGTTACATCTCCACCTGTCAACCTTAATgaacaaaatttagaaaaaagcaGTCATGTTAAAAACATTGATGTCTCTTTTACTGGAGGTAATGAATTTAATCATTTAGGAAAACGTCCAATTGGAAGACCGCGCAAACATTTAAAGCTAAATGTGCCTAAGCGTGCTGTAGGTCGACCTCGTAAAGATGGCAAAGTATCAGATAAAATGAGCTATTACCAGAGAAAAAAGGCAGAAAAActaagaataaaaaacttacaactCGAGATAGCAAATATTTCTGAGCATCATACAGAGACAATTACTGATGAGTTAAACCCAAAATTAGCTTTTAGAAGTATGGAATCTATTCAACCAAATGAATTACACAAGATATGGGagaataaattt GTTAAGAAGCGCGGTCGTCCTAAAGGCTCGCGAGATACTCGTcctcgtcaaaaaaaaaaacttgctattGACTACAATGATAATAGAGAAATATATGAAAGTGcattg GAAAAATTGTCAAACTGTGGTAGTTTAAATGTGCCAAAAAAAGCAAGATGTCTTCTGTCTCCACCATCACTTATGTCATCGAtaataaggaaacaaaaaaataatgacagttttgatattaaagataatgaaaAGTCAGAGCGCAAACAAGAAAAAGTGAACTACATTTCAgaagagaaaaaagaaattttctctCTTATACTTGACGAAATTAATCgaaaaattatttcacaaaagtgttttttataa
- the LOC136092393 gene encoding uncharacterized protein LOC136092393 isoform X3 → MLLLKKNVLVEVNLFPSGKVFSRKVSPVVLTPERLRSKVLNDGYQSSLGAYSDAEVSDNEGFQVSNKDNKLNASITDFPNEISIEVSSEKLYPKPKRIRKIKYGLSFDFYDQNLITAQKASVDSYNEKMLNDKKLESFALDTSVESSKEDLVSPTSSISSSKSSIYATVVEDYKEVEGNKNFSFSETTEQSFSKNDPFTAPLGDTNVTLKNESNVTSPPVNLNEQNLEKSSHVKNIDVSFTGGNEFNHLGKRPIGRPRKHLKLNVPKRAVGRPRKDGKVSDKMSYYQRKKAEKLRIKNLQLEIANISEHHTETITDELNPKLAFRSMESIQPNELHKIWENKFVKKRGRPKGSRDTRPRQKKKLAIDYNDNREIYESALEKLSNCGSLNVPKKARCLLSPPSLMSSIIRKQKNNDSFDIKDNEKSERKQEKVNYISEEKKEIFSLILDEINRKIISQKCFL, encoded by the exons atgctgttgctaaaaaaaaatgtgcttgTGGAAGTGAATTTGTTTCCAAGTGGAAAAGTATTCTCAAGGAAAGTAT CCCCAGTTGTATTGACACCTGAGCGTCTGcgatcaaaagttttaaatgatggTTACCAATCGAGCTTAGGTGCTTACTCTGATGCAGAAGTATCTGATAATGAAGGTTTTCAAGTTTCAAATAAAGACAATAAACTTAATGCTTCTATCACTGACTTTCCAAATGAGATCAGCATTGAAGTTAGTAGTGAAAAGTTGTACCCAAAACCAAAACgaatcagaaaaataaaatatggtttGTCTTTTGACTTTTACGATCAAAATTTGATAACTGCGCAAAAAGCAAGTGTTGATAGCTACAATGAAAAGATGCTTAATGATAAAAAGCTTGAATCATTTGCACTCGACACTAGTGTCGAATCTAGTAAAGAAGACCTTGTGTCTCCAACTTCTTCTATTTCTTCTTCAAAATCTTCGATTTATGCAACTGTAGTTGAAGACTACAAGGAAGTTGAaggtaataaaaactttagtttttcaGAAACTACAGAGcaaagttttagtaaaaatgaCCCTTTCACTGCTCCATTAGGTGACACAAATGTCACCTTGAAAAATGAGTCAAATGTTACATCTCCACCTGTCAACCTTAATgaacaaaatttagaaaaaagcaGTCATGTTAAAAACATTGATGTCTCTTTTACTGGAGGTAATGAATTTAATCATTTAGGAAAACGTCCAATTGGAAGACCGCGCAAACATTTAAAGCTAAATGTGCCTAAGCGTGCTGTAGGTCGACCTCGTAAAGATGGCAAAGTATCAGATAAAATGAGCTATTACCAGAGAAAAAAGGCAGAAAAActaagaataaaaaacttacaactCGAGATAGCAAATATTTCTGAGCATCATACAGAGACAATTACTGATGAGTTAAACCCAAAATTAGCTTTTAGAAGTATGGAATCTATTCAACCAAATGAATTACACAAGATATGGGagaataaattt GTTAAGAAGCGCGGTCGTCCTAAAGGCTCGCGAGATACTCGTcctcgtcaaaaaaaaaaacttgctattGACTACAATGATAATAGAGAAATATATGAAAGTGcattg GAAAAATTGTCAAACTGTGGTAGTTTAAATGTGCCAAAAAAAGCAAGATGTCTTCTGTCTCCACCATCACTTATGTCATCGAtaataaggaaacaaaaaaataatgacagttttgatattaaagataatgaaaAGTCAGAGCGCAAACAAGAAAAAGTGAACTACATTTCAgaagagaaaaaagaaattttctctCTTATACTTGACGAAATTAATCgaaaaattatttcacaaaagtgttttttataa
- the LOC136092393 gene encoding uncharacterized protein LOC136092393 isoform X4: MAFCTVGVSEDKVDKLKSAKKCLACGRLNAVAKKKCACGSEFVSKWKSILKESIVFIAPVVLTPERLRSKVLNDGYQSSLGAYSDAEVSDNEGFQVSNKDNKLNASITDFPNEISIEVSSEKLYPKPKRIRKIKYGLSFDFYDQNLITAQKASVDSYNEKMLNDKKLESFALDTSVESSKEDLVSPTSSISSSKSSIYATVVEDYKEVEGKRPIGRPRKHLKLNVPKRAVGRPRKDGKVSDKMSYYQRKKAEKLRIKNLQLEIANISEHHTETITDELNPKLAFRSMESIQPNELHKIWENKFVKKRGRPKGSRDTRPRQKKKLAIDYNDNREIYESALEKLSNCGSLNVPKKARCLLSPPSLMSSIIRKQKNNDSFDIKDNEKSERKQEKVNYISEEKKEIFSLILDEINRKIISQKCFL, from the exons ATGGCATTTTGTACA GTTGGAGTTTCAGAGGACAAAGTTGATAAGTTAAAGTCTGCTAAAAAGTGTCTAGCCTGTGGGAGACTG aatgctgttgctaaaaaaaaatgtgcttgTGGAAGTGAATTTGTTTCCAAGTGGAAAAGTATTCTCAAGGAAAGTAT TGTTTTTATAGCCCCAGTTGTATTGACACCTGAGCGTCTGcgatcaaaagttttaaatgatggTTACCAATCGAGCTTAGGTGCTTACTCTGATGCAGAAGTATCTGATAATGAAGGTTTTCAAGTTTCAAATAAAGACAATAAACTTAATGCTTCTATCACTGACTTTCCAAATGAGATCAGCATTGAAGTTAGTAGTGAAAAGTTGTACCCAAAACCAAAACgaatcagaaaaataaaatatggtttGTCTTTTGACTTTTACGATCAAAATTTGATAACTGCGCAAAAAGCAAGTGTTGATAGCTACAATGAAAAGATGCTTAATGATAAAAAGCTTGAATCATTTGCACTCGACACTAGTGTCGAATCTAGTAAAGAAGACCTTGTGTCTCCAACTTCTTCTATTTCTTCTTCAAAATCTTCGATTTATGCAACTGTAGTTGAAGACTACAAGGAAGTTGAag GAAAACGTCCAATTGGAAGACCGCGCAAACATTTAAAGCTAAATGTGCCTAAGCGTGCTGTAGGTCGACCTCGTAAAGATGGCAAAGTATCAGATAAAATGAGCTATTACCAGAGAAAAAAGGCAGAAAAActaagaataaaaaacttacaactCGAGATAGCAAATATTTCTGAGCATCATACAGAGACAATTACTGATGAGTTAAACCCAAAATTAGCTTTTAGAAGTATGGAATCTATTCAACCAAATGAATTACACAAGATATGGGagaataaattt GTTAAGAAGCGCGGTCGTCCTAAAGGCTCGCGAGATACTCGTcctcgtcaaaaaaaaaaacttgctattGACTACAATGATAATAGAGAAATATATGAAAGTGcattg GAAAAATTGTCAAACTGTGGTAGTTTAAATGTGCCAAAAAAAGCAAGATGTCTTCTGTCTCCACCATCACTTATGTCATCGAtaataaggaaacaaaaaaataatgacagttttgatattaaagataatgaaaAGTCAGAGCGCAAACAAGAAAAAGTGAACTACATTTCAgaagagaaaaaagaaattttctctCTTATACTTGACGAAATTAATCgaaaaattatttcacaaaagtgttttttataa